Proteins encoded in a region of the Stieleria neptunia genome:
- a CDS encoding GGDEF domain-containing protein gives MNPDPLQGDTSPDCLLGSTKDVAGTRGGEPLQGEPLQSEPEATLQRSPDPSLGARNDQSCLVQIYPADVVDGMLLIENDELMIGREAGSDLMLSDTSVSRQHAIIRRTEAGFELEDLGSTNGTFVAGRQVTRARLNSGDTIRFGSFLFKFLSAGSVESQYHETVYSALTRDALTGTMNKRYLLETLSRSIAAAVRQRQPVTVVMLDIDHFKSVNDTYGHLVGDEVLREFGRRVATGCREDDLLARYGGEEFCLLLSATRAEEALEVAERCRLAVCDQPFQTAAGPLKITASFGFAVLNQDHSETGLELIRRADEKLYEAKRGGRNRVCGDGVA, from the coding sequence ATGAACCCCGACCCCCTCCAGGGCGACACCAGCCCCGACTGCTTGCTCGGCTCCACCAAGGATGTCGCCGGCACGCGCGGTGGTGAACCATTGCAGGGGGAGCCATTGCAGAGCGAACCGGAAGCCACGTTGCAGCGATCGCCCGATCCGTCGTTGGGGGCTCGCAACGATCAATCCTGTCTGGTGCAGATTTATCCTGCCGACGTCGTCGATGGGATGTTGCTGATCGAGAACGATGAATTGATGATCGGCCGCGAAGCCGGTTCGGACTTGATGCTCAGCGACACCAGTGTCTCGCGTCAACACGCCATCATTCGTCGCACCGAGGCGGGGTTTGAGTTGGAAGATTTGGGCAGCACCAACGGGACGTTCGTCGCCGGCCGTCAAGTCACGCGGGCCCGATTGAATTCCGGCGACACGATTCGTTTCGGCAGCTTTCTGTTCAAGTTCCTTTCGGCCGGAAGCGTCGAATCGCAGTATCACGAAACGGTTTATTCGGCGCTGACGCGCGATGCCTTGACCGGGACGATGAACAAACGCTACTTGCTGGAAACGCTCAGTCGTTCGATCGCCGCCGCGGTCCGCCAGCGTCAGCCCGTCACCGTCGTGATGTTGGACATCGATCATTTCAAGAGCGTCAACGACACCTATGGACACTTGGTCGGCGACGAGGTGTTGCGGGAATTCGGTCGGCGAGTCGCCACGGGCTGCCGCGAAGACGATTTGTTGGCGCGTTATGGCGGCGAAGAGTTCTGTCTGTTGCTCTCGGCGACCAGAGCCGAAGAAGCCTTGGAAGTCGCCGAGCGTTGTCGCTTGGCCGTCTGCGACCAGCCCTTTCAGACCGCTGCCGGGCCGCTCAAAATCACCGCAAGCTTCGGTTTTGCGGTCTTGAATCAGGACCACAGCGAAACGGGTTTGGAACTGATCCGCCGCGCCGACGAGAAACTGTATGAAGCCAAACGCGGCGGTCGCAATCGCGTTTGTGGCGACGGTGTCGCCTAG
- a CDS encoding serine/threonine-protein kinase translates to METINGRFLPDDSDRPSSPPAAPPSADSLSDQPAEPPNSGDPDRTANQTPNGGAAAADPLATVWGIGTPPEPKRPPGESRGNAGTPHRQRETGLSDAECTLGSASAGRHESADSGEDEERPRDCERYVELGELGRGGWGVVQRALDRQLQREVAVKRISNPGKIQPSEREQFLHEARITSGLQHPGVVPVHELVADETGDTYYVMKLLEGDTLRHHIRMAHAKRPAGKWARHDLLEAITPLLLRFIDVCNAVAYAHRRGIIHRDLKPTNVMAGAFGETIVVDWGLARYIDDADGETTVQGPVKQNDDSGSYRSSAPMESEGSVVGTPTYMAPEQARGELASMGSHSDIYSLGVILYEIIAGTHPHKGLDIRSVLRRARDGEFTPLRELQPCVPKPLEEIVHTAMDPTAERRYGDVETLADDVQRFMTGLRVSVHDETLIERCSRWCGRHRALASTIGLAIVVLMIVSVISALVIRSAHQAERQARIEAREAHHESLERLVDARDTADTWLVDLSGSLQFHPAMTPLRNELIGQALNQYQRLIEQPIDPIADRSGDQLDADAFKTNTLVWLERVKCHLRLGDLHRMRGQVEPSKKQFAIAESILAGLGHAVDHITPVSLQRADVASELADTWFLHQPTLHELVCLEKVNTTIGRAMANEASPTLAAAIGAREQLQHWLPWEPPSGADVAPSHFVARAISALVRLEVVIERTQVSTSPSARRVFSADRYQNAVRWARWLADHRGNPSDLKLYETIATENAQRFSRLGDFSASHQAWTRLIDHLSDRLASAGERSDWMQSLAHAKLRRAEVAVQLGRKDEAAEDYASSIEDLERTWLLADADEFFRVNLATAENNLGRLWVDGNDQQRQQAKQLFARSIATYQQLLSESATPDILRRLALTHTAMAEAIDASTEGGDGDAAAKQLEHLQHATLAYEILRDQELLNDRDRLHWAAALVDRRQIDPDAVDPKTIRKLLAEIDLEAFTAAQRGKYHSLLDAVRSSVQNGGVE, encoded by the coding sequence ATGGAAACGATCAACGGCCGCTTCTTGCCAGACGATTCAGACCGGCCCTCGTCTCCGCCCGCCGCCCCGCCATCGGCGGATTCGCTCTCGGACCAGCCTGCCGAACCGCCCAACAGTGGCGATCCAGATCGGACGGCTAACCAGACGCCAAACGGCGGCGCCGCTGCGGCGGATCCGTTGGCGACCGTCTGGGGAATTGGCACGCCGCCCGAACCGAAGCGACCACCGGGCGAGAGTCGCGGAAACGCTGGCACCCCACACCGCCAGCGGGAAACCGGCCTGTCAGACGCCGAATGCACACTCGGTTCGGCTTCCGCCGGTCGTCACGAATCGGCGGATTCGGGTGAAGACGAAGAACGTCCTCGTGACTGCGAGCGCTATGTCGAACTCGGTGAACTCGGACGCGGCGGCTGGGGGGTGGTTCAGCGTGCCCTCGATCGGCAACTGCAGCGTGAAGTCGCCGTCAAACGCATCAGCAATCCGGGCAAAATCCAGCCCAGCGAACGGGAGCAGTTTCTGCACGAGGCGCGGATCACCAGCGGGCTTCAGCATCCTGGCGTGGTGCCCGTTCACGAGTTGGTCGCCGACGAAACGGGTGACACCTACTACGTGATGAAACTGCTCGAAGGCGACACGTTGCGTCATCACATCCGCATGGCACACGCCAAGCGTCCCGCGGGCAAGTGGGCCCGGCACGACTTGCTCGAAGCGATCACTCCGCTGTTGCTTCGATTCATCGACGTTTGCAATGCGGTCGCCTATGCCCATCGACGCGGCATCATTCACCGCGATCTGAAACCCACCAACGTGATGGCCGGGGCGTTTGGCGAAACGATCGTCGTGGACTGGGGGCTGGCGCGATACATCGATGACGCCGACGGGGAGACGACGGTCCAAGGCCCGGTAAAACAAAACGACGACTCGGGCAGCTATCGCTCGTCGGCGCCGATGGAGTCCGAAGGCAGCGTGGTGGGAACGCCGACGTACATGGCGCCCGAACAGGCTCGGGGCGAGTTGGCCTCCATGGGCAGCCACAGCGACATCTACTCGCTCGGCGTGATCCTCTACGAAATCATCGCCGGCACTCATCCGCACAAGGGGCTGGACATTCGATCAGTGCTTCGCCGAGCCCGTGACGGCGAATTCACTCCGCTGCGAGAGCTGCAGCCCTGCGTCCCGAAACCATTGGAAGAGATCGTCCACACCGCGATGGATCCCACGGCGGAGCGACGCTACGGCGACGTCGAAACCTTGGCCGATGATGTGCAACGTTTCATGACGGGGTTGCGCGTGTCGGTCCATGACGAAACGCTGATCGAACGCTGTTCCCGCTGGTGCGGTCGCCATCGCGCACTCGCATCCACGATCGGTTTAGCGATCGTAGTGTTGATGATCGTCTCGGTGATCAGCGCGCTGGTGATCCGTTCGGCGCACCAGGCTGAACGTCAAGCGAGGATCGAAGCCCGCGAAGCGCACCACGAGTCTCTTGAGCGTCTGGTCGATGCACGCGACACCGCGGACACGTGGCTGGTCGATTTGAGCGGTTCCTTGCAATTCCATCCGGCGATGACACCGCTGCGGAACGAATTGATCGGACAGGCCCTGAACCAATACCAACGTTTGATCGAACAGCCGATCGATCCGATTGCCGATCGGTCCGGTGACCAGCTCGACGCCGACGCCTTCAAAACCAACACCCTGGTCTGGCTGGAACGTGTCAAATGCCATTTGCGTTTAGGCGATCTGCATCGGATGCGTGGCCAGGTCGAGCCATCGAAGAAACAGTTTGCCATCGCGGAGTCCATTCTCGCAGGCTTGGGGCACGCCGTTGATCATATCACTCCGGTCTCGTTGCAGCGGGCGGACGTCGCTTCCGAACTTGCCGACACCTGGTTCCTGCACCAGCCCACCCTGCATGAACTCGTTTGTTTGGAAAAGGTCAACACGACGATCGGCAGGGCGATGGCGAATGAAGCGTCACCCACGTTGGCCGCCGCGATCGGAGCGCGCGAACAGCTTCAACACTGGTTGCCGTGGGAGCCGCCGTCGGGCGCCGACGTTGCTCCGTCTCACTTTGTCGCCCGTGCGATTTCAGCGCTGGTACGGTTGGAGGTGGTGATTGAACGCACCCAGGTATCGACATCCCCGTCGGCCAGACGCGTGTTTTCCGCGGACCGGTATCAAAACGCCGTCCGTTGGGCACGCTGGCTGGCTGATCATCGAGGCAACCCCAGCGACTTGAAACTGTACGAGACGATCGCGACCGAGAACGCCCAACGTTTCAGCCGGCTCGGCGATTTTTCTGCCTCACACCAGGCGTGGACGCGGTTGATCGACCATCTGAGCGACCGTCTAGCGTCTGCCGGCGAACGATCCGATTGGATGCAGTCACTCGCCCACGCAAAACTGCGTCGTGCCGAAGTGGCCGTCCAGTTGGGCCGCAAAGACGAGGCGGCGGAGGACTACGCCAGTTCGATCGAGGATTTGGAACGCACGTGGTTGTTGGCCGATGCCGACGAGTTCTTTCGTGTGAACCTGGCCACCGCGGAAAACAACCTGGGGCGATTGTGGGTTGATGGCAACGATCAACAACGTCAACAAGCCAAGCAATTGTTTGCCCGGTCGATCGCCACCTACCAACAACTGCTCAGCGAATCGGCGACGCCGGATATTTTGCGGCGGTTGGCACTGACCCACACCGCGATGGCCGAAGCGATCGACGCATCGACCGAGGGCGGCGACGGTGATGCCGCCGCGAAACAGCTCGAACATTTGCAACACGCCACGCTGGCCTATGAGATCTTGCGCGATCAAGAGCTGTTGAACGATCGAGATCGACTCCATTGGGCGGCAGCGTTGGTCGATCGGCGGCAGATCGATCCCGATGCGGTCGATCCGAAAACGATCCGCAAGCTGCTGGCAGAAATCGACCTCGAAGCATTCACCGCAGCCCAACGCGGCAAATACCACTCCCTGTTGGACGCTGTGCGTTCATCGGTTCAGAATGGCGGTGTTGAATGA
- a CDS encoding hemerythrin domain-containing protein: MSDALAPSNQLAAGKSSGEGLASKPVGRLTVNAAFLREIKDDNRQLKSLWDRLIPMFSHPETAKNHWPELIAGLAELRDQLAIHFSLEEAYGYFDDAVDIAPHLSLTAESLRAQHSTLFSQIRDLADLILELNCEAVEHINRLTRRFKSFKSSFESHEESELKLILASFDDDLGVGD, from the coding sequence ATGTCTGACGCGCTCGCGCCGAGTAACCAGCTGGCCGCTGGGAAATCATCTGGAGAAGGCTTAGCCAGCAAACCGGTCGGTCGATTGACCGTGAATGCGGCTTTTCTAAGAGAGATCAAAGACGACAACCGTCAATTGAAATCGCTCTGGGATCGCCTGATTCCGATGTTCTCGCACCCCGAGACCGCAAAGAATCATTGGCCGGAATTGATCGCCGGGCTCGCCGAATTGAGAGACCAATTGGCGATCCATTTTTCTCTCGAAGAAGCGTACGGTTACTTCGATGATGCAGTCGACATCGCGCCACATCTGAGCTTAACCGCCGAATCACTACGGGCCCAGCACTCGACGTTGTTTTCACAAATCCGCGATCTGGCCGATCTGATTTTGGAACTGAATTGCGAAGCCGTCGAACACATCAACAGGCTGACACGGCGTTTCAAATCGTTTAAGTCAAGTTTTGAAAGCCACGAAGAATCCGAATTAAAACTGATCCTGGCCAGCTTCGACGATGACCTGGGCGTCGGTGATTGA
- a CDS encoding DinB family protein, whose product MHGKDAIRSAYQLSRMVTTSYFSDLTDQELLTRPGKGCNHVAWQLGHLISSECGLLNSVAPGFAVELPEGFAEKHSKENTASDDPAEFATKDEYLAYFEKLQEAAFKALDALSDEDLAKEAPEHLQQICPNVGTVFILIATHPMMHAGQFVPVRRSLDKPVVI is encoded by the coding sequence ATGCACGGAAAAGATGCGATTCGCAGCGCCTACCAACTCAGCCGAATGGTCACCACGTCCTACTTCAGTGACCTGACCGATCAAGAGCTTCTGACACGGCCGGGCAAAGGCTGTAACCACGTGGCCTGGCAACTCGGGCACTTGATCAGCTCCGAGTGCGGATTGCTCAATTCGGTCGCGCCGGGGTTTGCCGTCGAGTTGCCCGAAGGCTTTGCCGAGAAACACAGCAAAGAAAACACGGCCAGTGATGATCCGGCGGAATTCGCGACCAAGGACGAGTATCTGGCGTACTTTGAAAAGCTCCAGGAAGCGGCTTTCAAAGCGTTGGATGCCCTGTCCGACGAAGACTTGGCGAAGGAAGCGCCCGAGCATCTTCAACAGATTTGCCCCAACGTGGGAACCGTCTTTATTCTGATCGCGACGCACCCGATGATGCACGCCGGCCAGTTCGTGCCGGTGCGGCGAAGCCTGGACAAGCCCGTGGTGATTTAA
- the hemB gene encoding porphobilinogen synthase, translating to MYDFARGPFPRTRPRRQRRHEWSRRLVAESTLTPSDLIWPIFVHPGTGAQAIESLPGVERLGTDKIVDAAKRARDLGIPAIAVFPATPAELKTADAAEATNPDNLVCQTVRQIKAAVGDTLGIICDVALDPYSSHGHDGIVRDGDVVNDETVGILARQAVVQADAGCDIIAPSDMMDGRVGAIRDALESAGHINVQIMSYAAKYASAFYGPFREAVGSKGNLGGASKKTYQQSPGQADEALHEVALDLAEGADSVMVKPGMPYLDIVTKVKQTFGVPTFVYQVSGEYAMLSAAGQLGWLNRRDVALESLLGFKRAGADGILTYFAPEAAQWLGE from the coding sequence ATGTACGATTTTGCACGCGGGCCGTTCCCGCGAACACGACCGCGACGGCAGCGCCGTCACGAATGGTCGCGACGTCTGGTGGCCGAATCCACGCTCACACCGAGTGATCTGATCTGGCCCATCTTTGTCCATCCGGGAACCGGGGCTCAAGCGATTGAATCCCTGCCCGGTGTCGAGCGATTGGGAACCGACAAGATCGTTGACGCCGCCAAGCGCGCCCGCGATTTGGGGATCCCGGCGATCGCGGTTTTCCCGGCAACGCCTGCGGAATTAAAAACCGCCGATGCCGCCGAGGCGACCAATCCCGATAACCTGGTGTGCCAAACGGTTCGACAGATTAAAGCTGCCGTCGGCGACACGTTGGGAATCATCTGCGACGTCGCGCTCGATCCGTACAGCAGCCATGGTCACGATGGAATCGTGCGTGACGGAGACGTCGTCAACGACGAAACCGTTGGCATTCTGGCCCGGCAAGCGGTGGTGCAGGCCGATGCCGGATGCGACATCATTGCCCCCAGCGACATGATGGACGGCCGCGTCGGCGCGATCCGTGACGCGCTGGAATCGGCCGGCCACATCAATGTTCAAATCATGTCCTACGCGGCCAAGTACGCCAGCGCGTTCTACGGCCCGTTTCGCGAAGCCGTCGGATCCAAGGGCAACTTGGGCGGGGCCAGCAAGAAGACCTATCAACAGTCCCCCGGGCAAGCCGACGAAGCCCTGCACGAGGTGGCGCTCGATTTAGCCGAAGGCGCCGATTCGGTGATGGTCAAACCCGGCATGCCCTATCTGGATATCGTCACCAAGGTCAAGCAGACCTTTGGCGTGCCGACCTTCGTGTATCAAGTCAGCGGTGAATACGCGATGTTGTCGGCCGCCGGACAACTCGGCTGGCTCAACCGCCGTGACGTCGCCCTGGAAAGCTTGCTGGGGTTCAAGCGTGCCGGTGCCGACGGCATCCTGACCTACTTCGCCCCCGAAGCCGCCCAGTGGCTCGGTGAGTAG
- the pilM gene encoding type IV pilus assembly protein PilM, with amino-acid sequence MAKSSSVWGIEIGQSALKALRCSLVDDEVVATAFDYIEYPKILSQPEADPEELIADAINQLLERNEGMTDKICISVPGQSGLSKFFKPPPVEVKKIADLVRYEARQQIPFELSDVVWDYQMMPGSMVEDGYALDSEVGLFAMKREQANRQLAPFDVANMEVDVVQLAPIALYNMVAYDRMGDRLDGEIFNSDEPPTSSVILSIGTDSSDLIVTNGFRIWQRSMPIGGNHFTRQLTKDLKMTFAKAEHIKRNAREAVDPKLIFQTMRPVFNDLVTEVQRSIGFFRSIDRKADITELLITGNTVKMPGLAAYLGKNLGFEVHTLDRFNRLGGDDVLAIPTFRDNATTFAVCYGLCLQGLGISQIHASLVPQEIITQRMIRAKKPWTVAGLAVLMFGMSANFYFTQHSWKESHEDIWKKANSEVTNMVSHAQQHRDTDSELEKKLTYLNAVGEEITGDAENRVLWMELIRGVNQIIPRGVYEGVEPGQMPSPKQVPYEDRIDFQITSFETKYYEDIAEWYEKRRKRYTDEKADWEKLMNIPKEPGAVATEPEAPTGPYWVVELQGYHYFNNPDRVGLHGNNHTRKYLTTAFLDPSRLPPDVANRVIRLPDPNDPSAEPIEYTPAELGISYPLMLDVEDAIETSIPNPDYEPPVLGTAVVAADVDPDAEPESFKARRMDFVFQFLWTPTTHSQRMEAKEAARLKAEEEAALRGDEPPAEETGDESLDGSVAASP; translated from the coding sequence ATGGCCAAGAGCTCTTCAGTTTGGGGAATCGAAATCGGACAATCAGCGCTCAAGGCGTTGCGTTGTTCGCTGGTCGATGACGAAGTTGTCGCCACCGCGTTCGACTACATCGAATACCCCAAAATCTTAAGTCAGCCCGAAGCGGACCCAGAAGAGTTGATCGCCGACGCGATCAACCAGTTGCTCGAACGCAACGAGGGGATGACCGACAAGATCTGCATCAGCGTCCCCGGCCAGAGCGGTCTGTCGAAATTTTTCAAACCGCCGCCGGTCGAAGTCAAAAAGATCGCGGATCTGGTCCGTTACGAAGCCCGCCAACAGATCCCCTTTGAGCTGTCCGACGTGGTCTGGGATTACCAGATGATGCCCGGCAGCATGGTCGAAGACGGCTACGCACTGGACAGCGAAGTCGGGTTGTTTGCGATGAAACGCGAACAGGCCAATCGCCAACTGGCCCCGTTCGACGTCGCCAACATGGAAGTCGATGTCGTCCAATTGGCTCCGATCGCGCTGTACAACATGGTCGCTTATGACCGGATGGGTGACCGGCTGGACGGCGAGATCTTCAATTCGGACGAGCCGCCGACCTCCAGCGTGATCCTGTCGATCGGAACCGACAGCTCGGACTTGATCGTCACCAACGGGTTTCGAATTTGGCAACGCAGCATGCCGATCGGCGGGAACCACTTCACCCGCCAGTTGACCAAAGACTTGAAGATGACGTTCGCCAAGGCCGAACACATCAAACGCAACGCGCGTGAAGCGGTCGACCCGAAGCTGATCTTCCAAACCATGCGGCCGGTGTTCAACGACCTGGTCACCGAAGTCCAGCGTTCGATCGGGTTCTTCCGCAGCATCGATCGCAAAGCCGACATCACCGAGCTGTTGATCACCGGGAACACGGTCAAGATGCCGGGCCTGGCCGCCTACCTGGGCAAAAACCTCGGCTTCGAAGTCCACACCCTGGACCGATTCAATCGCTTGGGTGGCGACGACGTGCTGGCGATTCCCACGTTCCGCGACAACGCGACGACGTTTGCGGTCTGTTACGGATTGTGTCTGCAAGGCTTGGGCATCTCGCAAATCCACGCCAGCCTGGTCCCGCAGGAAATCATCACGCAGCGGATGATTCGTGCCAAAAAACCCTGGACCGTCGCCGGCTTGGCCGTGCTGATGTTCGGCATGTCGGCCAATTTCTATTTTACCCAGCACAGTTGGAAAGAAAGCCACGAAGACATTTGGAAGAAAGCCAATTCCGAAGTGACCAACATGGTGAGCCATGCCCAGCAGCACCGTGATACCGATAGCGAACTGGAGAAAAAACTCACGTACCTGAATGCCGTCGGCGAAGAGATCACCGGCGATGCGGAGAACCGTGTCTTGTGGATGGAGCTGATCCGCGGCGTCAATCAGATCATCCCACGCGGGGTCTACGAAGGCGTCGAACCCGGCCAGATGCCCAGCCCCAAGCAGGTGCCCTACGAAGATCGGATCGATTTCCAGATCACGTCGTTTGAAACCAAGTACTACGAAGACATCGCCGAGTGGTACGAAAAGCGAAGGAAGCGATACACCGACGAGAAGGCTGACTGGGAAAAACTGATGAACATTCCCAAGGAGCCGGGCGCCGTGGCCACCGAGCCGGAAGCACCGACGGGACCGTACTGGGTCGTCGAGCTGCAAGGGTATCACTATTTCAATAATCCCGATCGCGTCGGGTTGCACGGCAACAACCACACCCGCAAGTACCTGACGACGGCGTTCTTGGATCCCAGTCGATTGCCGCCCGACGTCGCCAACCGCGTTATCCGCTTGCCCGATCCCAACGATCCGTCGGCGGAGCCGATCGAGTACACCCCCGCCGAACTCGGTATCAGCTATCCGTTGATGCTGGATGTCGAAGACGCGATCGAAACGTCGATCCCGAACCCGGATTATGAACCCCCGGTGCTGGGGACGGCCGTCGTCGCGGCGGACGTCGATCCCGATGCCGAACCGGAATCCTTCAAGGCCCGGCGGATGGATTTTGTGTTCCAATTCCTCTGGACCCCCACGACCCACTCCCAACGCATGGAAGCCAAAGAAGCCGCACGCTTGAAAGCCGAGGAAGAAGCCGCACTTCGGGGCGATGAGCCGCCCGCCGAGGAAACCGGCGACGAAAGCCTGGACGGTTCCGTCGCCGCCAGTCCCTGA
- a CDS encoding GNAT family N-acetyltransferase: MSEPSCEIRAARPNDVPEIFKMLRELAIFEKLEHQLTASEDDMHDALFVRRCAEALVAQTDRQDESHGPLVGYAIYFENFSTFLCKPGIYLEDIYVRPEFRKMGIGKSLLRRLAEIAIERNCGRMEWAVLNWNQNAIDVYQAIGGDVLPDWRIVRLGTETIEKLAE, from the coding sequence ATGTCTGAACCCAGCTGTGAAATCCGCGCGGCGCGTCCGAACGACGTTCCAGAAATTTTTAAGATGCTCCGTGAACTGGCGATCTTTGAAAAGCTGGAACATCAATTGACCGCCAGTGAAGACGACATGCACGATGCGCTGTTCGTCCGCCGTTGTGCCGAAGCCTTGGTGGCCCAAACGGATCGCCAAGACGAATCGCACGGCCCACTGGTCGGGTACGCGATTTACTTCGAAAATTTCTCGACGTTTCTCTGCAAGCCCGGCATCTATCTAGAAGACATCTACGTCCGTCCGGAATTTCGCAAGATGGGAATCGGCAAGTCGTTGCTGCGAAGGCTGGCCGAAATTGCCATCGAACGAAATTGTGGACGGATGGAATGGGCCGTCTTGAATTGGAACCAAAACGCGATCGATGTCTATCAGGCGATCGGCGGAGACGTGCTGCCGGACTGGCGAATCGTCCGATTGGGGACCGAGACGATCGAGAAATTAGCGGAGTGA
- a CDS encoding ThiF family adenylyltransferase has product MNFSSPDRYARQRQFAPIGVQGQDRIERAEVAILGCGALGTVAAELLCRAGVGQIRIIDRDVVEWTNLQRQSLFDSDDARLGASKAEAACRRLEEINDHVQTTPAVTDINAGNIESVLAGVDLVIDATDNFGIRFLLNDWALATGTVWVHGGCVGASGQVRLFDGADRPCFRCLVPSLPPAGLVDTCDTAGVIGPATHVIASLQAAEALKWISGNRQAVCEDVLSIDLWNNRIRQVTLDRDIAPQCTACVRREFEFLRGDALRSSEGALCGRDAVQLNPQGDNVQIDLGAMARRWEAIGPVQSTRFFTRLQVDPTTQLTLFRDGRVVVQGTDDLARARSLFDRYVGN; this is encoded by the coding sequence GTGAATTTTTCTTCGCCAGATCGTTATGCACGCCAACGCCAATTCGCCCCGATCGGCGTCCAGGGCCAAGATCGGATCGAACGAGCCGAGGTCGCCATCCTGGGTTGCGGTGCGCTCGGGACGGTGGCGGCGGAATTGCTGTGTCGCGCCGGCGTGGGCCAGATTCGAATCATTGATCGTGATGTTGTCGAGTGGACGAATCTGCAACGCCAATCACTCTTTGACAGCGACGATGCCCGGCTGGGGGCCAGCAAGGCCGAAGCCGCCTGTCGCAGGTTGGAGGAAATCAACGATCACGTGCAGACTACTCCGGCGGTGACCGACATCAACGCTGGGAACATCGAATCCGTCTTGGCCGGCGTCGATTTGGTGATCGACGCCACGGATAATTTCGGCATCCGATTTCTGTTGAATGATTGGGCCCTTGCAACCGGCACCGTGTGGGTGCATGGCGGATGCGTCGGCGCGAGCGGTCAAGTGCGGCTGTTCGACGGAGCCGATCGCCCGTGTTTTCGTTGCCTGGTCCCCAGCCTTCCGCCGGCAGGACTGGTCGACACCTGCGATACCGCTGGCGTGATCGGGCCGGCGACCCATGTGATCGCCAGCTTGCAGGCGGCCGAAGCACTCAAGTGGATTTCAGGCAATCGACAAGCCGTCTGCGAAGACGTGTTGTCGATCGATCTGTGGAACAACCGAATCCGCCAAGTCACACTCGATCGGGACATCGCGCCCCAGTGCACCGCCTGTGTGCGTCGAGAGTTTGAATTTCTCCGCGGCGACGCCCTGCGCAGCAGCGAAGGGGCATTGTGTGGACGCGACGCGGTGCAACTCAATCCGCAAGGCGACAACGTGCAGATCGACCTGGGCGCCATGGCGCGACGTTGGGAGGCGATCGGGCCGGTCCAATCGACTCGATTCTTCACCCGGCTGCAGGTCGATCCGACGACCCAGTTGACGTTGTTTCGAGACGGCCGCGTCGTCGTGCAAGGGACCGATGATCTGGCCCGCGCCCGTTCCCTGTTCGATCGGTATGTCGGCAATTGA
- the epmA gene encoding EF-P lysine aminoacylase EpmA — MPQGITGVVMANVNHLAARAELLRQTRRFFDQHGFLETQPPCLSRDCVVDAYLDPLAIETNTLGISDPRLPERFYLQTSPESAMKRMLAGGAPSIYSIGPVFRGGEAGQLHNIEFTMLEWYEVGGDFESAMRLTGQFACEMLGTDGYDSIRYRDAFAEQLGFDPIDVATDDLFDTVAGLDAILAATIADDRDQMLDYLLSAQIAPSLGQRRPLLLTDYPLPQAALAKPSSHDDQCAARFELYVRGVEVANGYDELLDAEVLSARYAENNRKRIASGRPRLATETTLLDAMREGLPPCSGVAMGVDRLLMLRVGADRLEDVMPFGIWNA; from the coding sequence ATGCCGCAAGGGATAACGGGTGTGGTCATGGCCAATGTAAACCATCTTGCGGCGCGTGCCGAGTTGCTTCGCCAGACGCGTCGATTTTTCGATCAGCACGGCTTCTTGGAAACGCAACCGCCTTGCCTGTCGCGCGATTGTGTGGTCGATGCCTATTTGGATCCCTTGGCCATCGAAACGAACACGTTGGGGATTTCGGATCCGCGGCTCCCCGAGCGGTTTTATTTGCAGACGTCTCCCGAGTCCGCGATGAAACGCATGCTGGCCGGCGGAGCGCCATCGATTTACAGCATCGGTCCGGTCTTCCGTGGCGGTGAAGCCGGTCAGTTGCACAACATCGAATTCACGATGTTGGAGTGGTACGAGGTCGGCGGTGATTTTGAATCCGCGATGCGACTGACCGGCCAATTCGCTTGCGAGATGCTGGGCACCGACGGCTATGATTCGATCCGCTACCGCGATGCCTTTGCCGAACAACTCGGATTCGATCCGATCGATGTTGCCACCGACGACTTGTTCGACACGGTGGCGGGATTGGACGCAATTCTGGCGGCAACGATCGCCGATGATCGCGACCAGATGCTCGACTATCTGTTGTCGGCACAGATCGCGCCGTCACTGGGGCAACGGCGTCCGCTGCTGTTGACGGATTACCCCCTGCCGCAAGCCGCGTTGGCCAAACCGTCATCGCACGACGACCAATGTGCCGCCCGGTTTGAGCTGTACGTCCGCGGGGTAGAAGTGGCCAATGGGTATGACGAACTGCTCGATGCCGAGGTGTTGTCGGCACGCTATGCGGAAAACAATCGCAAGCGAATCGCATCGGGGCGCCCCCGCCTGGCCACCGAAACGACACTGCTGGATGCCATGCGTGAGGGACTCCCCCCGTGTAGTGGCGTGGCAATGGGGGTGGACCGTCTGCTGATGCTGCGGGTCGGTGCCGATCGTTTGGAAGACGTGATGCCGTTTGGCATCTGGAATGCATGA